From Pseudomonas sp. stari2, a single genomic window includes:
- a CDS encoding amidohydrolase, whose product MRDLSALPDLNLALIQTSLAWHDRQANLEHFDALLEQARGADLIILPEMFTTGFSMESETLAEAENGPTSKWMKAQAAKLNAVITGSVIIQAADGSHRNRLLWARPDGEVWHYDKRHLFRMAGEHNHYTPGERQVQFELKGWRIRPLICYDLRFPVWSRDAQDTDLLLYTANWPGARRLHWNRLLPARAIENLCYVAAVNRVGTDGKGFAYTGDSQVLDFQGETLLAAGEADGVFKAVLEAAPLAAYRERFPANLDADTFEFT is encoded by the coding sequence ATGCGTGATCTGAGTGCATTACCCGATCTCAACCTGGCGCTGATCCAGACCAGCCTGGCCTGGCATGATCGTCAGGCCAATCTCGAGCATTTCGACGCGCTGCTGGAGCAGGCGCGCGGTGCGGATCTGATCATCCTGCCGGAAATGTTCACCACCGGATTCTCCATGGAGTCCGAAACCCTGGCCGAAGCCGAAAACGGCCCGACCAGCAAATGGATGAAGGCACAGGCGGCGAAGCTCAATGCGGTGATCACCGGCAGCGTGATCATCCAGGCCGCCGACGGCAGCCATCGCAATCGCCTGCTATGGGCGCGCCCCGACGGCGAAGTGTGGCATTACGACAAGCGCCATCTGTTCCGCATGGCCGGCGAGCACAATCACTACACGCCCGGCGAACGTCAGGTGCAGTTCGAACTCAAGGGCTGGCGCATCCGGCCGCTGATTTGCTATGACTTGCGTTTCCCTGTGTGGAGCCGTGATGCACAAGATACCGACCTGCTGCTGTACACCGCCAACTGGCCGGGCGCGCGGCGTCTGCACTGGAACCGTTTGCTGCCGGCGCGGGCGATTGAAAACCTGTGCTATGTGGCAGCCGTGAATCGTGTCGGCACTGACGGCAAGGGGTTTGCCTACACCGGCGACAGTCAGGTGCTGGACTTCCAGGGCGAGACCTTGCTGGCGGCGGGCGAGGCGGACGGGGTGTTCAAGGCCGTACTGGAAGCGGCACCGCTGGCGGCTTACCGCGAGCGATTCCCGGCGAATCTGGATGCGGACACGTTCGAGTTCACCTGA